Below is a genomic region from Zea mays cultivar B73 chromosome 9, Zm-B73-REFERENCE-NAM-5.0, whole genome shotgun sequence.
tgaatgctgttaggttcgccagacaaaatgatttaactctcactgattattataatgcaatgatggataatattgatgaggtgaccgacaagagggtgatagctttgggagcaatagaaaaggacaagatcatgttagccagggcctacaacaagaaggtcaaagcaaagtcatttcaagtaggggacctggtgtggaagaccatcctgcctctaaggaataaagaccgaaagtttggaaaatggtcgccaagctgggagggtccttataaagtaaaacaggtaatatCTGGTAACACCTATTTACtataaacattacaaggcaaggatttacccaaagctttgaatgggcgtttcctcaagcagtaccatcctagcatgtggcaagatgcttaagaaaaccgatgtgatcacatcgagttaagatgcttttggtttgcccatctccaccaaaaggcagggggcatatgtttggcaccaaaattagcgtgcggacggtccgaccctgaggccggacagtccgcggtccggacagtccgcgcctgtgggccggacggtccgcgcgtgcgcagagcagattagggttccgagttttgtgctacggttgttagctagattcacgAAATTAGCTCGGAAATCAGTTGCgtcaagggtccagcccccctcctctataaatagagaggtatacggccgatttgtgatcatcaatcgaatcaaaaacacttttatctcgcatttattccctaggagtagttctagtctagttctagtttagccttctgatccccaaattattcgcttctcttcgactctacgtcgattagaggagtctaggtcggcctgcctgaGCCTACACAACtcgtaggatctctcctccccaacggggtccctcccgggagcgagatccaggcgccgccggcgatcttccgccgcccctacacacgcgcggaccgtccggccgtcaggcaggaacactagcctcgcaccaggccgcagaccgtccgccccctgcgcgcggaccatccacccctgtgcagagagcaccaccgctggttcgtgttgagtgttTGACGCCATAAAAATGTGTCAACACTGGCCAAGGGGATCCAAATTGTTGTGCACGGTTCCCCTGAAAAGTGTAGGTTCTCGAGGGATAATACTTAGTTTAGTTCTTAGATCCTTAAGGCCAATGGAGCAAATATCCAACTTGTCAATAAGTATCCTCCCACCCGCCGGATCAACGAGACGGAACAATGAGCTGATAAGTGTTGATTTTCCACTTCCTGTCCTCCCTGCAACCCCAATCTTGTTCCCAGCAGCAAAAGTGCAAGTGATTCCTTGGAGGACAAGCGGCGCATTTGGACGGTATCTTATCTGCTCATGGAGTACATGACAGCGAGTCAATTTCTTAGAAAGCTTCTAGGATACTGTGGAAAACAAACATCTTACCTTCAAATCTTGCAGGTCTATCCTTCTCTCCTGCGGCCATGAGGTTGGAGGTCTACTATCTGGTATAATGGCAGGTGGTTCCACTGGGAGGTGCATATACTGCTTGATTCGTTCAACCGAGATGATGTAGTTTTCCAAGTACGAATAGAACCTTGTCAAGAATACTTGTGCTGAAGTTAAAGTCAAAGCATAGGAGAGACAAAGTCCTGCAAAGCCTGAAATAAGATCATACCGGTAATATTCCATCAGTCCAAACTCCAAAGATACCATTGGGAAGGAAGATGTAGTTATAATGGTAATGTGGCTACCCGGAGAAATTGCTCCTGGAGGAACTAGAACAAGGAACAATGCTGCTGTGATTATTGTCAAGGACTGCAGTGCCTCTACTCTTATGAGTACCCACTCTTGTGCGGCAACGGTATGGAAGAACAGTGTGGCATCAGTGTCGATGAGCTGCATGTTGCTGTAGATAAACCTCTCAGTTGCTGCAAATGCCCTGATCGTCACCACACCGAGAATTGATTCTGATGCATAGTTCATTACAGGTGCCTTTGTTGTTCCGTTGAGTCTTACTAGCTCCCTAGCTGAGGAAACGTAGTGCCTCTTCATGTTTTGATTGAATTGAAAACTACGTGTTAGCTCAAAAACTCGCTAGATACATTAACTAACTAGAGTTATTTCTCGCAGCAATGTGTACTGACCTGAACATATATCATGGTGACAACAACTGGGATCGCTACAACCAGGACTTGCCAAGTTACAGTACCCATGACCAGTACTGTGGTAACAACCTCAATGCCGCCCGTCGCCACAAAAGCCATCGATTAGGGTATGTCGAAGTCTAGAATGCTCAAATCTGAAGATGCCTGCATAGGCCAACACTTGAATTTTAAATTCTCCTTTTTTGTTGAAAAACGTTAGTACTATGATCTTATTTGAACAAATACGGTAAAATAAAATAACAACCATACCCTCGTTAAAATTCTTCCCACTGGTGTTGAGTCAAAAAATGACATGGGAGCCTTGAATACGGAGTCCATTAGAGCATCTCTAGTAGTTATGTAAACAAGTCCCTAAATATAAATTTAACAAGTTTTCGGAAAAAACTATTCTCCAACAGTTATGTAAATCAGTTCCCTAAATGTACAAAGTCCCTACAAAACACAATTCCATCTATACATTTATCAACCTTGTTGGAACTCCCTAAATCAATGTTGATACTAAATCCATCGTGAAAACCATACTTTTGCCACTGTTTTGCGTTGTCCCACTGTCCTGTTGACCACAAATCCATCTCCAGCACCTAGATGTCTTGATGCCGCTACTGCTAGACAACCTCTTATGTCAAGGCGTCGTTAGAGCACATCCTGTGATGTCTTCACGTCATCGCCACGACCATATGGCCTTCCATCGATAACTTCGACATCAAGGAAGATTGTTGATATTGATTTCTACCGCAGACTCAATTAAAATTAGAAAGCAAGCTCGCTTATTTTTTTTGTTGACGTAGACAACTTTAAAAATTAACAACCAATAAATAAGGAACTGTTTGAGCACATAATTTTTCTACTCCTTAAAGTGTTTTAACAACTTCTTAAATCTATAATTTATGGTgctaaatttacataactattggagatgctcttagcccGCCAAAGAATGCTTTGGAGGCCTTGAGACCCAGAATAGCCGCAAAACAGCTTCTAAAGTAGGCAAAGAAGCAGCTGAAGATAGAGAGTCCAGAATATGCCCCAACAAGAAGTGCAGCACTGACGTTACCCATCTGAACACAGCCACTGCCAACCAATATGTGGATGCGATCTGGAAGCACGTGAAGAGCACTTGAGCAATACACATGCCAGAGAATTGGAAATCCCCCTTGATACATTTAGGCTTTGTTCGGTTGGGCCGGTATTGGTCTGAATCAGAATGAAAACCCTATGGAACAAATCCACTTGGTTGAAATCCCGGCCCATACAAAAACAACATTCGTTTATGCCCGCTCGGGCCTCAACCCCGGTCCATCCCGGTCGTTCCCACCTCATCCCGGCCTGGAAACAATACCCGTCTCGGCGGCGTGGAAAGAAAGCACGCGAAGAGAGCGCTGTAGTGCACGGGCGGCGGCTACGGCACAGAAGGGCAGCAGCACAAGATCCAGCTGCACGAGATCCGGCGGCGGCATCTACACTGGCTGACCGGCGTCCACAAGGGGAGCGCCACTGGCTGACCGGCGCTATCTTTACGGTGTCTGCTTCTCTCCGGTAGCACTCACGTCCTCCTCTCCTTTTCATCTCATGCATCTGCTCTTGCTGCATCTCGTGCATCTGCCCCTGGTGCCTCTGCCTGACGGTGCTGTTGGAGGTGGCGAGTGGGGGCTACGGCTACGGCGCCCCTGCACCTGCTGCTACCCCTGCGCGCGGGCCTCTGCTTGACGGTGCTGTTGGAGGTGGCGAGTGGCCGTAGAGCTCGTCAAGGCGCTGCAACATGCCATGACCTGGTTCACCTCCAAGATCCCATGCTGAGTGTCGAGTGCCGATTTCAGTTCATCCTAGTGCCAGCAGTTGTCCCCTTCTAGATGGCGAGTGTCGAGTGCCGATTTCAACAGATCCCCCACCAGACCCCTTCTCCAGATCTATCTTCCTGTAGGATGAACTGCATCTTGCTGCCTGGTTGGCAGCTGGAGAAGTAAAAGCACATGCATCTTCCTGCTTTTCTGCATTAAGTTTTGGACTGAGCCGAATACTCTGTTTGTGTATTAATTTTTTGCGCTTCCTGTCCATCCTCACAGCAATGTTTTTTTGACAACGAGCCTGGGCGGGCTTCCAATGCAGATAGAGAGCGCAATGTTTTTTTAAGATGAGGAAGGTGCACGTGCATGGTGGTAATCTCCGGCTTCCAGAAGAAGAGCCTGTTGAACCAGCTTCTTCCATCCTATTAGCTTTTCATAAGAGAATTTATATCCTTAGTTTGGTGTGTGGGTTTTTGAGTGAAAAATTATAGAGCAAGCCATGATGAGCGAAGATCTGTCTTCCACTGAAAGCACACTTGCCGCTAAGAATAAAATCAGTATATTTTTTTTTCTAAATCATGTATATTTTTTGATGACTTGTAGTACTGTAGTATAATAAACAACTCTCATGTTCAGTGCACCTTTTAGTGCATCTGTTTGAAACGTGTACTGAACATTACAACACCGGTTTGATTGTAGTAACTGGTTTCGTTACTTACTAAACCTAAATTAATGTCAGTTGCTACGAGTTATAGAAGCTTTAGTCATTTGTTCTAAAATTATTATATTTCTAGATTATTCCTGCACCGGTTCGAGTTGGAGAAGACGAACTTCCACCGTCTTGGGATCCAATATCATCTCCTTTAGGTACATGTTATATCCTATAAGGTGTTCAAGGACTCTGACAATCGATAGATATTCTTGAGTACATGTAATAATGATAGAGAGGCTGCATTAATGTGGTTGAGGGATGAGATGGCTTAGCAGGTATACCTAAGGTTAACTACGTACTCAATTTTACATACCTTGcattatttcatattttagatcaGCAAACAGTATGTTGCTATAATTATTTCGTATTTTGCAATTCTTGGAAGGCAAATAGTATTTTGCTACAATTTTACATACCAGCAATATGTATGCTATGTGTGTAATAAGCTTCTGAATAGTGGTACCACATATATTTTCACTAATGAATACATTTTCAGTAATGACCATTAGCTTTCTCATACCTGCATTTCAGTGATGAATATCTTAGTATCAAtatcagccttctctcttttgttttGGGTGAAAGCTTAGTTTTTTTGCTCTTTATTGAGTCATATGGCATATACTAAATTGTAAATTTGGTTCTACCGTGAGATGTGTGGTTTACCTTGCTTAAATTGTTATAGTTGCTGATATGTATTTTTAATGACATTTTTCTTTTTTATGGCAGTTCTAGACTTCGAGGGGTCGAGTTATGTCTTCTCAATGAGTTTTATGTACTTGTTCTATCAAAGAGTGAGATGAATCATTATATAGATCTATGATCTCGTCATGTTTAATACACTGGAAATGTATTCTTTTGCAACTTATTAGTGTTAACAGAACATGAGATAATTGTGCAGGTTATTTGAAAAGGCATTAATATTGAGCTGACTGAaaatttttattttgatattattGTGGTTGTTTAAAATCACATGTTCAGTGCACCTGTTTGAAATGTGTACTGAACGTTAGGGCACCTGTTTTGAGTTATTTTGAGGCTGGTATTTTCTCTATCCCTAGATTAACCGAACAACATTTTAGTGCCAGGGATTACAATCTGAAGGGGATTATACACCCAAGGGGTTTAAGTGATAGGAGAGGATTAACTCAATCCCTCTTTGGAATGAATCCCTCTCTGAAACGTATCCACGTGAACCGAACATGGCCTTATGTATTCTTTGTATGGCTTCCATCCCAGGTCGCCAATGCCCTTCTCTTCCTCTTCTGTAAGCTGTATTGCTGCTGAAGGGCCCTTTGCGATGACGTCGATGTCGCTGGCCTGCCTTATAACCTGAAGCGCACTTGGCACTATGTATTCAGCAGACTCTTGTTGCCCTTGAACTTGGTTCTGTTGGCTACCACTGGTATCCAATGCTGTGATCGAAGACTGGTGAGCAGACACCAGTTTCTCAAATGCTGTCCCAGATCCCAGGAGTTCTGAATATTTCCCTTGTTGACTAACTTGACCACCTTCCATTACCTGTTGAACACATTGTAGATTATGAACTGAGGACCTCTGATATAAAGAATCACAAGCGATTGTGTTGAGAGTATCAGCTTACCAGAATCCTATCGGTTTCAGTCAGAAATTCAACCTGGTGGGTCACAAGGACGACAGTCTTCTCTGCAAGTGCTGTCATCACACATTCCTGCATGAACATTGGCCTTAGTATTACGTGAAGCAGAAAACATACCATTTTATGGAAAAGTTCGAGGAGCTTATCTGCAGCATACATAGAAAAGGACTGCAGCGGTATGCGCATCAACTGCATTGAATCGGTGTGATAGGATCTTTGTGGGCGCCACAACGAGGAAGTAGGACACCTTGGTGTTGTGACTGAACCTcgagataaatcttgtgtctcttgtattcttgctcattgtgtttttttgtgttcttcgttctctcaccattccgtggaagaattGTTCATATCTTTTTTGTGTGTGTATTTTGAGAATTgatcttctcagatctactactttgaactctATGAATCATTTAGGACACCCCATTTGCAAAGTTATATGTGTGAATTTCACCATtatttcagttttatatctcattgttTAGTTGGActcgt
It encodes:
- the LOC103639971 gene encoding ABC transporter C family member 8 is translated as MAFVATGGIEVVTTVLVMGTVTWQVLVVAIPVVVTMIYVQRHYVSSARELVRLNGTTKAPVMNYASESILGVVTIRAFAATERFIYSNMQLIDTDATLFFHTVAAQEWVLIRVEALQSLTIITAALFLVLVPPGAISPGFAGLCLSYALTLTSAQVFLTRFYSYLENYIISVERIKQYMHLPVEPPAIIPDSRPPTSWPQERRIDLQDLKIRYRPNAPLVLQGITCTFAAGNKIGVAGRTGSGKSTLISSLFRLVDPAGGRILIDKLDICSIGLKDLRTKLSIIPREPTLFRGTVHNNLDPLGHQHSDEEIWEALEKCQLKTAISTTSALLDTVVSDDGDNWSAGQRQLFCLGRVLRRNKILVLDEATASIDSATDAILQKVIRQQFSSCTVITIAHRVPTVTDSDKVMVLSYGKLLEYETPAKLLEDKQSAFAKLVAEYWANTKRNST
- the LOC103638451 gene encoding ABC transporter C family member 8 — its product is MTALAEKTVVLVTHQVEFLTETDRILVMEGGQVSQQGKYSELLGSGTAFEKLVSAHQSSITALDTSGSQQNQVQGQQESAEYIVPSALQVIRQASDIDVIAKGPSAAIQLTEEEEKGIGDLGWKPYKEYIRPCSVHVDTFQRGIHSKEGLS